Proteins encoded by one window of Elephas maximus indicus isolate mEleMax1 chromosome 5, mEleMax1 primary haplotype, whole genome shotgun sequence:
- the PYURF gene encoding protein preY, mitochondrial, with amino-acid sequence MLSGACGRLVSAPLSAVARRWLHASVPRLSADRSAKAGEQPRALDPALLEFLVCPLSKKPLRYEASTNELINEELGIAYPVIDGIPNMIPQAARMTHQNKKKEEMEQH; translated from the exons ATGCTGAGTGGCGCGTGCGGCAGGCTCGTCTCAGCGCCGCTGTCCGCCGTCGCCCGCAGGTGGCTGCACGCGTCGGTGCCTAGACTGTCGGCGGACCGGAGCGCGAAGGCGGGGGAGCAGCCCCGCGCCTTGGACCCGGCGCTGCTGGAGTTCCTGGTGTGCCCGCTCTCCAAGAAGCCGCTCAG atACGAAGCATCGACAAATGAATTGATTAATGAAGAGTTGGGAATAGCATATCCAGTCATCGATGGCATTCCTAATATGATACCACAGGCAGCTAGGATGACacatcaaaataagaagaaagaagaaatggagcAGCACTaa
- the PIGY gene encoding phosphatidylinositol N-acetylglucosaminyltransferase subunit Y, with protein MFLSLPTLTVLIPLVSLAGLFYSASVEENFPQGCTSTASLCFYSLLLPITIPVYVFFHLWTWMGIKLFRHN; from the coding sequence ATGTTTCTGTCTCTTCCTACGTTGACTGTCCTTATTCCGCTGGTTTCTTTAGCAGGACTGTTCTACTCAGCCTCtgtggaagaaaacttccctcagGGCTGCACTAGCACAGCCAGCCTCTGCTTTTATAGTCTGCTCTTGCCGATTACCATACCGGTTTATGTGTTCTTCCACCTTTGGACTTGGATGGGTATTAAACTCTTCAGGCATAATTAA